The following are from one region of the Streptomyces rubrogriseus genome:
- a CDS encoding HAMP domain-containing protein: MESGAATRTTKTRAKGGQSLSNQGKSRGGGARSGSTTVDTAALNRLLAALVSMREGNFRRRLTVSGDGVMSEIAAVFNEVADRNLHLTGELARVRRVVGREGKLTERLETGACEGSWAAAIDHSNALVDDLVRPVSEVSRVLSAVADGDLSPRMELRTQNDEGTGQPLRGEFLKVGRTVNNLVDQLSTFTDEVTRVASEVGTEGKLGGQARVRGMSGSWKDLTDSVNTMAYRLTAQVRDIVLVTTAVAKGDLSRKVTVHVAGEMLELKNTVNTMVDQLSAFSSEVTRVAREVGTEGALGGQAQVPGVAGVWKELTDSVNTMAGNLTAQVREISHVTTAVANGDLSKKVTVPARGEVAQLAETINQMTETLRIFADEVTRVANETGGEGQLGGQANVPGAAGIWKDLTDSVNTVFRNLTTQVRDIAAVTTAVASGDLSQKVTVDVAGEMLELKNTVNTMVDQLSAFGAEVTRVAREVGVEGELGGQAQVPGAAGTWKDLTDSVNTAFRNLTGQVRNIAQVTTAVANGDLSQKVTVDVSGEMLQLKNTVNTMVDQLSSFADQVTRMARDVGTEGRLGGQARVDGVSGTWKELTDSVNSMAGNLTSQVRNIAQVTTAVARGDLSQKIDVDARGEILELKNTINTMVDQLSSFAEQVTRVAREVGTEGRLGGQAQVPGVAGVWRDLTDSVNGMAGNLTAQVRNIAQVATAVARGDLSQKITVDARGEILELKNTLNTMVDQLSSFAQEVTRVAREVGTEGILGGQAEVQGVSGTWKDLTQSVNGMANNLTMQVRNIAEVTTAVAKGDLSKKITVDAKGEILELVTTVNTMVDQLSSFAEQVTRVAREVGTEGILGGQASVPGVVGIWKDLNDNVNLMAKNLTVQVRNISQVAAAVANGDLTRTVTIEARGEVAQLADTFNTMVRTLRSFADQVTKVAREVGTDGILGGQAQVPGVSGTWKDLTESVNQMASNLTGQVRNIAMVTTAIAKGDLTKKIDIDARGEILELKTTINTMVDQLSSFAEEVTRVAREVGTEGQLGGQARVRDVDGTWRDLTESVNEMAGNLTRQVRAIARVATAVTRGDLNLKIDVDASGEISELQDYINKMIANLRDTTIANKEQDWLKGNLARISGLMQGRRDLQDVASLIMSELTPVVSAQHGAFFLAMPLVDGQEQAGAEGDAYELRMLGSYGYSMGSMPTSFRPGEALVGTAAQEKRTILVENAPSGYLKISSGLGEAPPAQVIVLPVLFEGQVLGVIELASFTPFTHIQKDFLNQIAEMIATSVNTISVNTKTEVLLSQSQELTEQLRERSEELEQRQKALQSSNAELEEKAELLAQQNRDIEVKNTEIEEARQVLEERAEQLAVSMRYKSEFLANMSHELRTPLNSLLILAKLLADNADANLTPKQVEFAETIHGAGSDLLQLINDILDLSKVDAGKMDVSPTRIALVQLVDYVEATFRPLSAEKGLDLSVRVSPGLPATMHTDEQRLLQVLRNLLSNAVKFTDSGSVELVIRPARDEVPTAIREQLLEAGSMNDPDAELIAFSVSDTGIGIAASKMQVIFEAFKQADGTTSRKYGGTGLGLSISREIAQLLGGEIHAQSEPGRGSTFTLYLPLHPSELPPHGYQQPLPSVEAGELPASSGAVAELPGAEVGAPAEVKSYQDAQHGAAALFRRRRKSAADTEDRPEVRERQPGAGQEAVAQAHRGIRFGGQKVLIVDDDIRNVFALTSVLEQHGLSVLYAENGREGIEVLEQHEDVAVVLMDIMMPEMDGYATTTAIRRMPQFAGLPIIALTAKAMKGDREKAIESGASDYVTKPVDPDHLLTVMQQWMREE, encoded by the coding sequence GTGGAGTCTGGCGCAGCGACGCGGACCACGAAGACGCGCGCGAAAGGCGGACAGTCCCTGAGTAACCAGGGCAAATCGCGGGGTGGCGGCGCACGGAGCGGCAGTACGACGGTGGACACGGCCGCGCTGAACCGGCTGCTCGCGGCGCTGGTGTCCATGCGCGAGGGGAACTTCCGTAGGCGGCTCACGGTGTCCGGCGACGGCGTGATGTCGGAGATCGCGGCGGTCTTCAACGAGGTGGCCGACCGCAATCTGCACCTCACGGGTGAGCTGGCGCGGGTGCGGCGCGTGGTCGGGCGTGAGGGGAAACTCACGGAGCGGCTGGAGACCGGTGCCTGCGAGGGGTCCTGGGCGGCCGCGATCGACCACTCGAACGCGCTGGTGGACGACCTGGTACGGCCCGTCTCCGAGGTCAGCCGGGTGCTGTCGGCGGTGGCGGACGGCGATCTGTCGCCGCGCATGGAGCTGCGCACGCAGAACGACGAGGGCACCGGGCAGCCGCTGCGCGGCGAGTTCCTGAAGGTCGGCCGGACCGTGAACAACCTGGTCGACCAGTTGTCGACGTTCACGGACGAGGTCACGCGGGTGGCCAGCGAGGTCGGCACCGAGGGCAAGCTGGGCGGTCAGGCCAGGGTGCGCGGCATGTCCGGTTCGTGGAAGGACCTGACGGACTCCGTCAACACGATGGCGTACCGGCTCACCGCGCAGGTGCGGGACATCGTGCTGGTGACGACGGCGGTGGCCAAGGGTGACCTGTCCCGGAAGGTCACGGTGCACGTGGCCGGCGAGATGCTGGAGCTGAAGAACACCGTCAACACGATGGTGGACCAGCTCTCCGCGTTCTCGTCCGAGGTGACGCGCGTCGCCCGGGAGGTGGGCACCGAGGGCGCCCTGGGCGGGCAGGCGCAGGTGCCGGGCGTGGCCGGGGTGTGGAAGGAGCTGACCGACTCCGTCAACACCATGGCCGGGAACCTCACGGCCCAGGTGCGGGAGATCTCCCACGTGACGACGGCGGTCGCCAACGGCGACCTGTCGAAGAAGGTGACGGTGCCGGCCCGCGGCGAGGTGGCGCAGCTCGCCGAGACGATCAACCAGATGACCGAGACGCTGCGGATCTTCGCGGACGAGGTCACGCGCGTGGCCAACGAGACCGGTGGCGAGGGCCAGCTCGGCGGGCAGGCGAACGTGCCGGGCGCGGCCGGTATCTGGAAGGACCTGACGGACTCCGTCAACACCGTCTTCCGGAACCTGACCACGCAGGTGCGGGACATCGCCGCCGTGACGACGGCCGTGGCCAGCGGCGACCTGTCGCAGAAGGTCACCGTGGACGTGGCCGGCGAGATGCTGGAGCTGAAGAACACCGTCAACACGATGGTCGACCAGCTCTCCGCCTTCGGTGCCGAGGTCACGCGGGTGGCCCGTGAGGTCGGTGTCGAGGGCGAGCTGGGCGGTCAGGCGCAGGTGCCGGGGGCGGCGGGGACGTGGAAGGACCTGACGGACTCCGTCAACACCGCGTTCCGCAACCTCACCGGTCAGGTGAGGAACATCGCCCAGGTGACGACGGCGGTGGCCAACGGAGACCTGTCGCAGAAGGTCACCGTGGACGTCTCCGGCGAGATGCTCCAGCTGAAGAACACCGTGAACACCATGGTGGACCAGCTCTCCAGCTTCGCCGACCAGGTGACGCGGATGGCCCGGGACGTGGGTACCGAGGGCCGCCTGGGCGGTCAGGCGCGGGTCGACGGTGTGTCGGGGACCTGGAAGGAGCTGACGGACTCCGTCAACTCCATGGCCGGCAATCTGACCTCCCAGGTGCGCAACATCGCGCAGGTGACGACGGCGGTGGCGCGCGGTGACCTGTCGCAGAAGATCGACGTGGACGCGCGCGGCGAGATCCTTGAGCTGAAGAACACCATCAACACGATGGTCGACCAGCTGTCGTCGTTCGCGGAGCAGGTCACGCGCGTGGCCCGCGAAGTGGGTACCGAGGGCCGTCTCGGCGGTCAGGCGCAGGTGCCCGGGGTCGCCGGTGTGTGGCGGGACCTGACCGACTCGGTGAACGGCATGGCCGGCAATCTCACCGCGCAGGTCCGCAACATCGCGCAGGTCGCCACGGCGGTGGCGCGCGGTGACCTGTCCCAGAAGATCACCGTGGACGCGCGCGGGGAGATCCTGGAGCTGAAGAACACGCTGAACACGATGGTGGACCAGCTGTCGTCGTTCGCCCAGGAGGTCACGCGCGTCGCGCGCGAGGTGGGTACCGAGGGCATCCTCGGCGGCCAGGCGGAGGTGCAGGGCGTCTCCGGCACCTGGAAGGACCTCACGCAGTCCGTGAACGGCATGGCCAACAACCTGACCATGCAGGTGCGCAACATCGCCGAGGTGACCACCGCGGTCGCCAAGGGCGACCTGTCGAAGAAGATCACCGTCGACGCGAAGGGCGAGATCCTCGAGCTGGTCACCACCGTCAACACGATGGTGGACCAGCTGTCGTCCTTCGCCGAGCAGGTCACGAGGGTGGCCCGCGAGGTGGGTACGGAGGGAATCCTCGGCGGCCAGGCGAGCGTGCCCGGCGTCGTGGGCATCTGGAAGGACCTCAACGACAACGTCAACCTGATGGCCAAGAACCTCACGGTCCAGGTGCGGAACATCTCCCAGGTGGCCGCGGCCGTCGCCAACGGCGACCTGACGCGGACGGTGACGATCGAGGCGCGCGGCGAGGTCGCGCAGCTCGCCGACACCTTCAACACCATGGTGCGGACGCTGCGGTCCTTCGCCGACCAGGTGACCAAGGTGGCCCGCGAGGTGGGCACCGACGGCATCCTGGGCGGCCAGGCACAGGTGCCGGGCGTGTCGGGGACGTGGAAGGACCTCACCGAGTCGGTGAACCAGATGGCGTCGAATCTGACCGGTCAGGTGCGCAACATCGCCATGGTCACCACGGCGATCGCGAAGGGCGACCTGACCAAGAAGATCGACATCGACGCGCGCGGCGAGATCCTGGAGCTGAAGACGACCATCAACACGATGGTGGACCAGCTGTCGTCCTTCGCCGAGGAGGTCACCCGCGTCGCCCGTGAGGTGGGCACGGAGGGCCAGCTCGGCGGTCAGGCACGCGTGCGGGACGTCGACGGCACCTGGCGCGACCTGACGGAGTCCGTGAACGAGATGGCCGGGAACCTCACCCGGCAGGTGCGTGCCATCGCGCGCGTGGCGACCGCGGTGACCCGCGGCGACCTGAACCTGAAGATCGACGTGGACGCCTCCGGCGAGATCTCGGAGCTGCAGGACTACATCAACAAGATGATCGCCAACCTGCGCGACACCACGATCGCCAACAAGGAGCAGGACTGGCTCAAGGGCAATCTGGCCCGGATCTCCGGCCTGATGCAGGGCCGCCGCGACCTCCAGGACGTGGCCTCGCTGATCATGAGCGAGCTGACGCCCGTGGTCTCCGCGCAGCACGGCGCGTTCTTCCTCGCGATGCCCCTGGTCGACGGGCAGGAGCAGGCGGGCGCCGAGGGCGACGCGTACGAGCTGCGCATGCTCGGGTCGTACGGCTACTCGATGGGGTCCATGCCCACCTCGTTCCGGCCGGGCGAGGCGCTGGTCGGCACGGCCGCCCAGGAGAAGCGCACGATCCTCGTGGAGAACGCGCCGAGCGGCTACCTGAAGATCTCCTCCGGGCTCGGCGAGGCACCGCCCGCGCAGGTGATCGTGCTGCCGGTGCTGTTCGAGGGGCAGGTGCTCGGCGTCATCGAGCTGGCGTCCTTCACGCCGTTCACGCACATCCAGAAGGACTTCCTGAACCAGATCGCCGAGATGATCGCGACGAGCGTCAACACCATCTCCGTGAACACCAAGACCGAGGTGCTGCTGAGCCAGTCGCAGGAGCTGACCGAGCAACTGCGGGAGCGGTCGGAGGAGTTGGAGCAGCGTCAGAAGGCGCTCCAGTCGTCCAACGCCGAACTGGAGGAGAAGGCCGAGCTGCTGGCGCAGCAGAACCGCGACATCGAGGTGAAGAACACCGAGATCGAGGAGGCGCGGCAGGTCCTGGAGGAGCGTGCCGAGCAGCTCGCGGTATCGATGCGCTACAAGAGCGAGTTCCTGGCGAACATGTCGCACGAGCTGCGTACGCCGCTCAACTCGCTGCTGATTCTGGCCAAGTTGCTCGCGGACAACGCCGACGCGAACCTGACCCCGAAGCAGGTCGAGTTCGCCGAGACGATCCACGGCGCGGGCTCCGACCTGCTCCAGCTCATCAACGACATCCTCGACCTGTCGAAGGTCGACGCGGGGAAGATGGACGTCTCCCCGACGCGCATCGCCCTCGTCCAGCTCGTGGACTACGTGGAGGCGACCTTCCGGCCGCTGAGCGCGGAGAAGGGCCTGGACCTGTCGGTGCGGGTGTCGCCGGGGCTGCCCGCCACGATGCACACCGACGAGCAGCGGCTGCTCCAGGTGCTGCGCAACCTGCTGTCCAACGCGGTGAAGTTCACCGACTCGGGCTCCGTCGAGCTGGTCATCCGGCCGGCCCGGGACGAGGTGCCGACGGCCATCCGGGAGCAGTTGCTGGAGGCCGGTTCGATGAACGACCCGGACGCCGAGCTGATCGCGTTCTCCGTGAGCGACACGGGCATCGGGATCGCGGCCAGCAAGATGCAGGTGATCTTCGAGGCGTTCAAGCAGGCCGACGGCACCACGAGTCGCAAGTACGGCGGTACCGGCCTCGGGCTGTCCATCTCGCGGGAGATCGCGCAGCTGCTCGGCGGCGAGATCCACGCGCAGAGCGAGCCGGGCCGCGGGTCGACCTTCACGCTCTACCTGCCGCTGCACCCGAGCGAGCTGCCCCCGCACGGCTACCAGCAGCCGCTGCCGTCCGTGGAGGCCGGTGAGCTGCCGGCGTCCTCGGGTGCCGTGGCCGAGCTGCCGGGTGCCGAGGTCGGGGCGCCGGCCGAGGTGAAGTCGTACCAGGACGCGCAGCACGGCGCGGCCGCGCTGTTCCGGCGCCGTCGCAAGTCGGCCGCGGACACCGAGGACCGGCCCGAGGTGCGGGAGCGGCAGCCGGGCGCCGGGCAGGAGGCGGTGGCGCAGGCGCACCGGGGGATCCGGTTCGGCGGGCAGAAGGTGCTGATCGTCGACGACGACATCCGCAACGTCTTCGCCCTCACCAGCGTCCTGGAGCAGCACGGACTGTCCGTGCTGTACGCCGAGAACGGGCGCGAGGGCATCGAGGTGCTGGAGCAGCACGAGGACGTGGCGGTCGTCCTGATGGACATCATGATGCCCGAGATGGACGGCTACGCGACGACCACGGCGATCCGCAGGATGCCCCAGTTCGCTGGGCTGCCGATCATCGCGCTGACCGCGAAGGCGATGAAGGGCGACCGGGAGAAGGCGATCGAGTCGGGCGCCTCCGACTACGTGACCAAGCCGGTCGACCCCGACCACCTGCTGACGGTGATGCAGCAGTGGATGCGCGAGGAGTGA
- a CDS encoding SpoIIE family protein phosphatase, producing the protein MTTGLIPGEQPPDPGPTGGLPQQRHEPVGHEAVHGERGSRSSVITARAAASFEPVGRSVASARSFVRDTLQGWGHADIVDDAVVLTSELVTNAVVHAGTTADVVCLRSDDGVRIEVADHYPEREVPLQGSPANMGSLDREGGRGLQLCAALADRWGVEYTPTLKNVWFHLHLPERPVGTRAAGPSLPAALLPLADGRVRVAVVQIDRTGAVTSWNEDAEDLFGYSADQVTGKPLTDLAAWPHTPGTSTGIAEALQLSRWEGSYGMRGANGRVTPVYASHLRVRDADGEPSTVCLLVRDHERAVLQTPLRVPASDSPSAEGQSADPFEVFIGSPAPDDLDGLLQRTVERARDMLDADAAFLLLATDDETELEVRASTGLPSARQRFARVPVEAGPGRYGSARMPAVHDDLEAVPGAVPLLNSTGMRSVVTVPLKVEGRLTGSLGVAAEASGRYSNEEALRLQFAADRIALAVESARLGELERLRRGSLSFLVEASDLLAGTLDRDQTLALMAQMTVPTLATWCAVYTIADQASDPYLSYVLHEDEELIDGIKSLLSKIAPPDPVPTPGARVWTAPAEMAHQAALRTSMRDLGLSGGGATQPLSTGIGPTLATASAVGGETVVLPLVARNRVIGMLTLGKPTDDHFRQEILELAEDLSRRAALALDNARLYSERTAISQSLQRSLLPPELPVVDGVEVDVIYRAAGEGNEVGGDFYDLFPISDDAYGFAIGDVCGTGPNAAAVTGLARHALRLLAREGLSGPEVLQRLNSAILDEGARSRFLTLLYGEMRPQEDGSAELKVVCAGHPLPLRLRQDGTVEPAAEPQPLLGVIEDLELYEQTVTLDPGDVLLCVTDGVTERREGTRMLGDDGLADVLTTCTGLTAGAVAARIMRAVERFASDAPSDDMAILAMRVPEPHTD; encoded by the coding sequence ATGACCACCGGACTGATCCCGGGGGAGCAGCCCCCGGATCCCGGGCCGACGGGTGGGCTGCCGCAGCAGCGGCACGAGCCGGTCGGCCATGAGGCCGTGCACGGGGAGAGAGGGTCGAGGAGTTCTGTGATCACCGCGCGCGCGGCCGCCAGCTTCGAGCCCGTCGGACGATCCGTGGCGAGCGCCCGGTCCTTCGTCCGCGACACGCTCCAGGGCTGGGGCCATGCGGACATCGTCGACGACGCCGTGGTGCTCACCAGCGAACTGGTGACCAATGCCGTGGTCCACGCCGGCACGACCGCCGACGTCGTCTGCCTGCGCAGCGACGACGGCGTACGGATCGAGGTCGCCGACCACTACCCGGAGCGCGAGGTCCCCCTCCAGGGCTCCCCCGCCAACATGGGCAGCCTCGACCGCGAGGGCGGCCGCGGCCTCCAGCTGTGCGCGGCCCTGGCCGACCGCTGGGGCGTGGAGTACACGCCCACGCTGAAGAACGTCTGGTTCCACCTCCATCTGCCCGAGCGCCCGGTCGGCACCCGCGCCGCCGGTCCCTCCCTCCCGGCCGCCCTGCTGCCGCTCGCCGACGGCCGGGTCCGCGTCGCCGTCGTCCAGATCGACCGCACCGGCGCCGTCACGTCGTGGAACGAGGACGCCGAGGACCTCTTCGGCTACTCCGCCGACCAGGTCACCGGCAAGCCGCTCACCGACCTCGCCGCCTGGCCGCACACCCCCGGCACGAGCACCGGCATCGCCGAGGCGCTCCAGCTCTCCCGCTGGGAGGGCAGCTACGGCATGCGCGGCGCCAACGGCCGGGTGACCCCGGTGTACGCCTCCCACCTGCGCGTCCGCGACGCCGACGGCGAGCCCTCCACGGTCTGCCTCCTCGTGCGCGACCACGAACGCGCGGTGCTGCAGACTCCGTTGCGGGTACCGGCCTCCGACTCCCCGTCCGCCGAGGGGCAGAGCGCGGACCCCTTCGAGGTGTTCATCGGCTCCCCCGCCCCGGACGACCTCGACGGACTCCTCCAGCGCACGGTCGAACGCGCCCGCGACATGCTCGACGCCGACGCCGCCTTCCTCCTCCTGGCGACCGACGACGAGACGGAGTTGGAGGTCCGCGCCTCCACCGGCCTGCCATCCGCCCGCCAGCGCTTCGCCCGCGTCCCCGTCGAGGCCGGGCCCGGCCGCTACGGCTCGGCACGCATGCCCGCCGTCCACGACGACCTGGAGGCCGTCCCCGGCGCGGTCCCGCTGCTCAACAGCACGGGGATGCGCTCGGTCGTCACCGTCCCGCTCAAGGTCGAGGGCCGCCTCACCGGCTCGCTCGGCGTCGCGGCCGAGGCCTCCGGCCGGTACTCCAACGAGGAGGCGCTGCGCCTCCAGTTCGCGGCCGACCGCATCGCGCTGGCCGTCGAGTCGGCGCGCCTCGGCGAGCTGGAGCGGCTGCGCCGCGGCTCGCTCAGCTTCCTCGTCGAGGCGTCCGACCTGCTCGCCGGCACCCTCGACCGCGACCAGACGCTCGCCCTGATGGCCCAGATGACGGTCCCGACCCTGGCCACCTGGTGCGCGGTCTACACGATCGCCGACCAGGCCTCGGACCCGTACCTCTCGTACGTCCTGCACGAGGACGAGGAGCTCATCGACGGCATCAAGTCCCTGCTGTCGAAGATCGCCCCGCCCGACCCGGTGCCCACCCCGGGCGCCCGCGTGTGGACGGCCCCCGCCGAGATGGCCCACCAGGCGGCCCTGCGCACCTCCATGCGCGACCTCGGCCTCAGCGGCGGCGGCGCCACCCAGCCGCTGAGCACCGGCATCGGCCCCACCCTCGCCACCGCCTCCGCCGTCGGCGGCGAGACCGTCGTCCTGCCCCTGGTCGCCCGCAACCGCGTCATCGGCATGCTCACCCTTGGCAAGCCCACCGACGACCACTTCCGCCAGGAGATCCTCGAACTCGCCGAGGACCTGTCGCGCCGCGCCGCCCTGGCCCTGGACAACGCCCGGCTGTACTCGGAGCGCACGGCGATCAGCCAGTCCCTCCAGCGCAGCCTCCTGCCCCCGGAACTCCCCGTCGTGGACGGCGTGGAGGTCGACGTCATCTACCGCGCCGCGGGCGAGGGCAACGAGGTCGGCGGCGACTTCTACGACCTCTTCCCCATCAGCGACGACGCCTACGGCTTCGCCATCGGCGACGTCTGCGGTACGGGCCCCAACGCGGCGGCCGTCACGGGCCTCGCCCGGCACGCCCTGCGCCTGCTGGCCCGCGAGGGCCTCAGCGGCCCGGAGGTCCTGCAGCGCCTCAACTCCGCCATCCTCGACGAGGGCGCCCGCAGCCGCTTCCTCACGCTGCTGTACGGCGAGATGCGCCCGCAGGAGGACGGCAGCGCGGAGTTGAAGGTCGTCTGCGCCGGCCATCCGCTCCCGCTCCGCCTGCGCCAGGACGGCACGGTGGAACCGGCCGCCGAACCGCAGCCCCTCCTCGGCGTCATCGAGGACCTGGAGCTGTACGAGCAGACGGTCACCCTCGACCCGGGCGACGTCCTGCTCTGTGTCACGGACGGCGTCACCGAACGCCGCGAGGGCACCCGCATGCTGGGCGACGACGGCCTCGCCGACGTCCTCACGACCTGCACGGGCCTGACGGCCGGCGCGGTGGCCGCCCGCATCATGCGCGCGGTGGAGCGCTTCGCCTCCGACGCCCCGTCCGACGACATGGCGATCCTCGCGATGCGCGTCCCGGAGCCCCACACGGACTGA
- a CDS encoding DegT/DnrJ/EryC1/StrS family aminotransferase: MLRAAGVGVGDEVVVPAFGNVEVAEAVALAGALPVFADIDPDTYCLDASLVEAALTPRTAAVVVVHRFGRPADMGSLHRVGERHGLLVLEQGESEAPYDEIARRRQRAAYLDGKLRGVRTPDGGDGHTYQQYVVRVPGNGRPDRDAFARAVRGRGVECRVPVKTPVHRMPGFRRCVSLPETERAVDETLALPVEAALTKRDMQRIVSACNALGGLLQPAY; the protein is encoded by the coding sequence ATGCTCAGGGCCGCCGGCGTGGGTGTCGGTGACGAGGTCGTCGTACCTGCCTTCGGGAACGTGGAGGTCGCCGAGGCCGTGGCCCTGGCGGGTGCGTTGCCGGTGTTCGCCGACATAGATCCGGATACGTACTGTCTGGACGCCTCCCTGGTGGAGGCCGCGTTGACGCCCCGGACCGCGGCCGTGGTCGTCGTGCACCGGTTCGGGCGCCCGGCGGACATGGGCTCTCTGCACCGCGTCGGGGAACGGCACGGGCTGCTCGTGCTGGAGCAGGGCGAGTCCGAGGCGCCGTACGACGAGATAGCGCGGCGCAGGCAGCGGGCGGCCTATCTCGACGGGAAGTTGCGAGGCGTGCGGACCCCCGACGGGGGTGACGGGCACACCTATCAGCAGTACGTGGTGCGGGTGCCGGGGAACGGTCGGCCGGACCGTGACGCCTTCGCCCGCGCCGTGCGGGGGAGGGGCGTCGAGTGCCGGGTGCCGGTGAAGACGCCAGTGCACCGGATGCCTGGATTCCGGCGGTGTGTGTCGCTGCCGGAGACGGAGCGGGCCGTCGACGAGACGCTCGCGCTGCCTGTCGAGGCCGCGTTGACCAAGCGGGACATGCAGCGGATCGTGTCCGCCTGCAATGCGCTCGGTGGGCTGTTGCAGCCTGCGTACTGA
- a CDS encoding ribonuclease J: protein MSHPHPELGRPPALPKGGLRVTPLGGLGEIGRNMTVFEYGGRLLIVDCGVLFPEEEQPGIDLILPDFTSIRDRLDDIEGIVLTHGHEDHIGGVPFLLREKPDIPLIGSKLTLALIEAKLQEHRIRPYTLEVAEGHRERVGPFDCEFVAVNHSIPDALAVAIRTPAGMVVHTGDFKMDQLPLDGRLTDLHAFARLSEEGIDLLLADSTNAEVPGFVPPERDISNVLRQVFASARKRIIVASFASHVHRIQQILDAAHEYGRRVAFVGRSMVRNMGIARDLGYLKVPPGLVVDVKTLDDLPDSEVVLVCTGSQGEPMAALSRMANRDHQIRIVNGDTVILASSLIPGNENAVYRVINGLTRWGANVVHKGNAKVHVSGHASAGELLYFYNICRPKNLMPVHGEWRHLRANAELGALTGVPHDRIVIAEDGVVVDLVEGKAKITGKVQAGYVYVDGLSVGDVGEPALKDRKILGDEGIISVFVVMDSSTGKITGGPHVQARGSGIEDSAFAAVLPKITETLERSAQDGVVEPHQLQQLIRRTLGKWVSDTYRRRPMILPVVVEV, encoded by the coding sequence TTGAGTCATCCGCATCCTGAACTGGGCCGGCCCCCGGCGCTTCCCAAGGGCGGCCTGCGGGTCACGCCCCTCGGTGGCCTCGGCGAAATCGGCCGCAACATGACGGTCTTCGAATACGGCGGCCGTCTGCTGATCGTCGACTGCGGCGTGCTCTTCCCCGAGGAGGAGCAGCCCGGCATCGACCTGATCCTGCCGGACTTCACGTCCATCCGGGACCGCCTCGACGACATCGAGGGCATCGTCCTGACCCACGGCCACGAGGACCACATCGGCGGCGTCCCCTTCCTCCTGCGCGAGAAGCCGGACATCCCGCTGATCGGCTCCAAGCTGACCCTCGCACTCATCGAGGCCAAGCTCCAGGAGCACCGCATCCGTCCGTACACCCTCGAGGTGGCGGAAGGGCACCGCGAACGCGTCGGCCCCTTCGACTGCGAGTTCGTCGCGGTCAACCACTCCATCCCGGACGCGCTGGCCGTCGCCATCCGCACCCCGGCGGGCATGGTCGTCCACACCGGCGACTTCAAGATGGACCAGCTTCCGCTGGACGGCCGCCTCACCGACCTGCACGCGTTCGCGCGGCTCAGCGAGGAGGGCATCGACCTGCTCCTCGCCGACTCGACCAACGCCGAGGTGCCGGGCTTCGTCCCGCCCGAGCGGGACATCTCGAACGTCCTGCGGCAGGTCTTCGCCAGCGCCCGCAAGCGCATCATCGTGGCGAGCTTCGCCAGTCACGTCCACCGCATCCAGCAGATCCTGGACGCCGCCCACGAGTACGGCCGCAGGGTCGCCTTCGTCGGCCGCTCCATGGTCCGCAACATGGGCATCGCGAGAGACCTCGGCTACCTCAAGGTCCCGCCGGGCCTGGTGGTCGACGTCAAGACGCTGGACGACCTGCCCGACAGCGAGGTGGTCCTGGTCTGCACGGGCTCCCAGGGCGAACCGATGGCAGCCCTGTCCCGCATGGCCAACCGGGACCACCAGATCCGCATCGTCAACGGCGACACGGTGATCCTGGCCTCGTCCCTCATCCCGGGCAACGAGAACGCGGTGTACCGCGTGATCAACGGCCTGACCCGCTGGGGTGCCAACGTCGTCCACAAGGGCAACGCCAAGGTCCACGTCTCGGGCCACGCCTCGGCCGGCGAGCTGCTGTACTTCTACAACATCTGCCGTCCGAAGAACCTGATGCCGGTCCACGGCGAATGGCGCCACCTGCGCGCCAACGCCGAGCTGGGCGCCCTCACCGGCGTCCCGCACGACCGCATCGTCATCGCCGAGGACGGCGTGGTCGTCGACCTCGTCGAGGGCAAGGCCAAGATCACCGGCAAGGTCCAGGCGGGGTACGTCTACGTCGACGGCCTCTCGGTCGGTGACGTCGGCGAGCCGGCGCTCAAGGACCGCAAGATCCTCGGAGACGAGGGCATCATCTCGGTCTTCGTGGTCATGGACTCCTCCACCGGCAAGATCACCGGCGGACCGCACGTCCAGGCCCGCGGCTCGGGCATCGAGGACTCGGCCTTCGCCGCGGTGCTCCCCAAGATCACCGAGACACTGGAGCGCTCGGCCCAGGACGGAGTCGTCGAGCCGCACCAGCTCCAGCAGCTGATCCGCAGGACGCTGGGCAAGTGGGTCTCGGACACCTACCGGCGCCGACCGATGATCCTGCCTGTTGTCGTGGAGGTCTGA